TGAAAGGGAAATACGCGTGCGCCGAATGCGAATTGAATTTTGCTCGGAGGTCTGACTGGGGCGCGCATATGAAACACCTACATGCAGTTAACACCCCCTATCAGTGTCAACTGTGCGACGACAGAGCATATGGGAGTTTCGCTGTTTTGCGACGCCACTGTAAATCCAAACATGCCAGTTATAAGATAGCGACAGACGGAACGCTGACCTTGCTGGGCGACGGACGGGGAGAGCGACCCGCGCTGTTTCGATGCGACTTTTGTGCATGTAATTTCCACGAGAATTACAGTTGGAAGCTTCATATGCGCGATCAGCACTGCATCCTTAAACCGTACTCATGTAAATTATGTGACACCATGTTCGAGAAAATCTCCGAACGTACAGAGCACGTGCGACAACATCACCTCGAGACTATAACATGTGAATTATGCGGTTTTGTTGATGATGACTTGTTTGTATTGAATCAGCATCGTGCAATGCACCTGACCCGGTTGCTGCGCGGTTTACCAATCGTGGCTGTTCAACGAAACACGTTTAAATGCGGGCGTTGCGCAAAATTGTTGCGCTCGTCAAGTGATATACGTCGGCACATGCGTAATGCACACGCCCTCAATGTTGCTTTCACTTGCCGCCGGTGCGACCTTGAGTTTTCAACCTTCTCAGAGAAGCGAGCGCATGAAAAAAAGCACGGCACGCGACAGCACGAGTGCGACCAGTGTGGGAAGGTGTTTGCACGTCCCGGTCGGCTCGCAGAGCATCGTGCGTTGCACACCGCCGGTACACCCGCAACGAGAAACATGGACACAAATTTCGTGTGCGATATTTGCGGTAAGAGCTTTGCACGAAAAAGCACGCTGGCTTGGCACCGGAGAATCCACACCGATCATTTCAAATGTCCGTACTGTGACCTGGTCGTGCATTACGCCTCGCGTCTAAGAGAGCATGTAGCGTCTCGCCATCCTGGCAAGTCATATTACTCATGTACGGCGTGTGCACGAATGTTCGTGACTGCAGACACTGCCAGTCAACATATCGATGTTTGTGCGGGCAGTTCAATCGTTGAGGCGTTGTCGACCAATTGGTCGCAGTTTGTTTGCGATGTCTGCTCAAAGGTGTTCGCGTCGAAGCGGTTTTTGACTGCGCACAAAAAGGTGCACCTCGCTGCCACGAAACGGTACACATGTAAGGAGTGCCCGCGTGTGTACACAAGTGCGGCATCGCTGCGGGAACATGAGAACGTGCATCTGGGTGTGCGCCCGCATATCTGCGACTACTGCGAAAAGTCGTTCATTTATAGATCGGGATTGCGAATTCATATCAAACGTAATCATAAAGACCCAATATGCGTTAATTGAATAAGCCATCGTTAATGCTATATAGATCGCTATATGAACTATTAATTTGTTGTTgtacaaaatagaaatagcGCAGTCAGTTGCTGTGATTTAAATTGAAGACCAGTGTAAACCTGTTTTGTTTCTATTATCGTCTATAGCCAACTTCATAttttaaatatagctgcaaagcagcgataacgggttttctgcacagtcttagaatcctgttcaacggtggatttcgacgaagcatttgataaggcacaacatcagccattactaaacaggctattaggaaacagtatcaatgataggtcgcccaaatggctcagcagttatctctgaacaaAAACTTGTAGccaaaatcaacggaacgcctcatcttggaataagtcggtcaaactagtggagtcacgcaaggtagtatcctaagttgtcttctgtttaatgtcctgacaaatgacatacacagtaatccaacatataccagaccgagtaaatttccaaatcgaccttaacacgctgttcgaccaaaaaacttaatgttccaacaagaaaatcttgttcgaatgaaaataattctgtttgatcgaacaatacgcttttgcttgaaccaaaaattttcttcattctgacaaaaaatgtgttcgaataaaaagctgttattgttgaaatgaaaaatttttagtcccggcaaaaaaatttggttgagcgaaaacaattttttcgaacgaatgtttgaatgaaaacaattctgttcgattgaacgaaatacttaatactttcggttcggaaaaaaaacttttttcaatatacttgttggaacgaaaaacttaatgttctgacaagaaaattctgttcaaattaaaacgattctgttcaattgaacgattgttcgaacgaaaaacctttcgtttggacaaaaaaaaaagtttgttcaactttgttctaacgattttttcaaattggttcaatcgtatagaatattattggttcgaacgaaataaattttgttccgacgaaagaattttcaagcgaaaggtcttttgaacgaaaaaaaaagatatttctggtgctccgcagtaacttaaagccggacgtaggttgGTCTTGTGACACGATCCAACTCGAAAAGttgccatatttatgtcgacataccgcaatttatcgcgtcaagtcgacatgaatatgtcgatatatcgtgacgttttgacgacatatttcgttttctcaaccattttcctcgcgacaagtcgacatattcatgacgacttgaaactcagtcgtcatattactggcgtcctcatctaacatttagacatgtcttcaaatgacgacTTGTTCcgtggaaaatgagcaaaaaagcgaaatttgtcatATATATGGCGACAtgtcgagtttgaacgcgacaactcgaggccctttatcacttccgtactatatcagattaatcgacttcaaaataggcgaaagcataagtctttattacgttattaattggcctaattattcaaaagctaataaagtgggcgacaaaaccaaaaaaattaattgtcgcggcgataaaaccaaaataatcaattgtcgcgggcaacaaaaccaaaaaaaatgaattgtcgcgggcgacaaaacaaaaatcttgaattgtcgcgggcgacaaaaccaaactaatgaaatgtcgcgggcgataaaaccaaaataatgaattgtcgcgggcgataaaacaaaaataatgaattgtcgctggcgataaaaccaaaatattgaattgtcgcgtgggacaaaaccaaaatattgaattgttgtgggcgataaaaccaaaataatgaattgccgctggcgataaaacgaaaatattgaattgtcgcaggcgataaaaccgcggcaaaaaaaaaaattgtcgcgggcgataaaaccaaaataatgaattgttacgtgcgacaaaaccaaaataatgaattgtcgcgggcgataaaaccaaaatattgaattgtcgcgggcgacaaaccgaaaatattgaattgtcgcgggcgacaaaaccaaactaatgaattgtcgcgggcgataaaaccaaaataatcaattgtcgcgggcgataaaaccaaaataatcaattgtcgcgggcaacaaaaccaaaaaaaatgaattgtcgcgggcgacaaaacaaaaatcttgaattgtcgcgggcgacaaaaccaaactcaTGAAATggcgcgggcgataaaacaaaaataatgaattgtcgcgggcgataaaaccaaaatattgaattgtcgcgggcgacaaaccgaaaatattgatttgtcgcgcgtgacaaaaccaaattaatgaattgttgcgggcgataaaaccaaaataatcaattgtcgcgggcgataaaaccaaaataatcaattgtcgctggcgataaaaccaaaatattgaattgtcgcgggcgacaaaaccaaaaaaattaattgtcgcgggcaataaaaccaaaatcttgaattgtcgcgggcgacaaaaccaaaataatgaattgtcgcgggcgacaaaaccaaaataatgaattgtcgcgggcgataaaaccaaaataatgaattgtcgtgggcgacaaaaccaaaatattgatttgtcgcgggtgacaaaaccaaattaatgaattgtcgcgggcgacaaaaccaaaattattgttttgtcgcgttattttagttttgtcgttttgtcataatgtcgccctcatttgcatatacatgtttttttacgcatggcccttatcagccaccatactaaagccttaaggtcgcgtaaaactcgataaactcttcaagcgacacagcgaacgatctcctttcccccacagcgaacgcttaacctagtagaggctactagcatatgtaggcctatgtatatgcgtaggcctaacatctggacagattggtcgtaggcctattgaataacaacccacctaaatattgtaaattttgttttgaagttcaatccaatgagtccgttaataaacgcaacaattataccttgtttgtttgagacagtaaagctcagtactggtaggcctaaagccgcgtcaaactcgataaacactccaagcgacacagcgaacgatccctttcccccacagcgaacgcttactccgaatgtcaagtgtgagtccagcatacggaaaggattgtgttgtatacttgtatttagtaaataccttgtgcatatgacaatgatcggtatgtactgtaggaaatatagagtattgatggtattgatatagaggttgaagcccgcggccgaataaagtaatatattctttcattttgatacctcgtcgacataacagcttttctccgctatatctctacggcgtgtttagtttaggcctacgactccccggtacacttatgatttatcttagtaaatacacggttaatttgataaagaaaaataggcaTTGCTAAACTAATTGCatgacgcccgcagccaaatcactggtagtaataaattaatttgtactcgatttgattctcatgatgagttgaaactcgcagctgatccccggaacgacgatatagtgacacacgtcgattcgtcgatgtttacggctcgacagtgcttttaaaatctaaagtagtaaatttcctgtatatcggtaatacgaattgatgaggaaaatgggctattgttaaaattattttttaaaaactgcgacagaatgtgcaatctttggttaataaatttgttaatttatgcttgaattgataattgatgtgacaagaaacgtgcggtagatttcgaaaagaggacttagaaaaacatgtcggctctttgaatggggctcaattttcgatgttttcggcccgacagtgcttttgtaacgatgattcttcAAAAAACGCATggggtatttgtagatcgaagttagctgaatgatatcagacggattgtatcgacaacggcatcaaggtaacaaagccttggttcttttagtaaaaatagtgtggaagaaaataataataaatatagctgcaaagcagcgataacgggttttctgcacagtcttagaatcctgttcaacggtggatttcaacaaagcatttgataaggctcaacatcagccattactgaacaggctattaggaaacaatatcaatgataggttgcCCAATTGgcacagcagttatctctgaacggaaacttgtaaccgaaatcaacggaacgcctcatcttggagtGAGACGGTCttactagtggagtcacgcaaggtagtatccaagtcgtcttctgtttaatgtcctgacaaatgacatgcacagtaatccaaaatataccagaccgagtaaatttccaaaacaaccttaacacactgttcgaccaaaaacttaatgttccgacaaaaccatgggcgacaaaaccaaaattatgaattgtcgcgggtgacaaaaccaaaatattgaattgtcacgggcgacaaaaccaaaataatgaattgtcgcgggcgataaaaccaaaataatgaattatcgcgggcgataaaaccaaaaagaagaattgtcgcgggcaataaaaccaaaataatgaattgtcgcgggtgacaaaaccaaaatattgaattttcgcgggcgacaaaaccaaaatattgaattgtcgcgggcgacaaaaccaaaatggtgaattttccaggcgacaaaaccaaaatggtgaattgtcgcgggcgacaaaaccaaaataatgaattgtcgcgggcgataaaaccaaaatgataaattgtctcgggtgacaaaaccaaaataatgaattgtcgcgggcgataaaaccaaaataatgaattatcgcgggcgataaaaccaaaatattgaattgtcgcaggcgacaaaaccaaagtaatgaattgtcgcgggcgataaaaccaaactaatgaattgtcgcgggcgataaaaccaaaataatgaattgtcgcgggcgacaaaacaaaaaaaaaatataaaaccaaaaagaagaattgtcacgggcgacaaaaccaaaaagaagaattgtcgcgggcgacaaaaccaaaataatgaattgtcgctggcgataaaaccaaagtagtgaattgtcttgggcgataaaaccaaaatattaaaatttcgcgggcgacaaaaccaaaataatgaattgtcgcgggcgataaaaccaaaatattgaattgtcgcgtgtgacaaaaccaaaataatgaattgtcgcaggcgacaaaaccaaaataatgaattgtcgcgggcgataaaaccaaaatgataaattgtctcgggtgacaaaaccaatataatgaattgtcgcgggcgataaaaccaaaataatgaattatcgcgggcgataaaaccaaaatattgaattgtcgcaggcgacaaaaccaaagtaatgaattgtcgcgggcgataaaaccaaactaatgaattgttgcgggcgacaaaaccaaaaaaagaattgttggggcgacaaaaccaaaataatgaattgtcgcgggcgataaaaccaaaataatgaattgtcgcgggcgacaaaacaaaacaaaaatataaaaccaaaaagaagaattgtcgcgggcgacaaaaccaaaaagaagaattgtcgcgggcgacaaaaccaaaataatgaattgtcgctggcgataaaaccaaagtagtgaattgtcgtgggcgataaaaccaaaatattaaaatttcgcgggcgacaaaaccaaaataatgaattgtcgcaagggataaaaccaaaataatgaattgtcgcgggcgataaaaccaaaatattgaattgtcgcgtgtgacaaaaccaaaataatgaattgtcgcgggcgataaaaccaaaatattgaattgtcgcgtgtgacaaaaccaaaataatgaattgtcacgggcgacaaaatcaaaatcattgttttctcacgttatttatttttgtcgttttgtcgccctcatttgcatattcgtgtttttttatcttatcagccaccatactaaagccttaaggtcgcgtaaaactcgataaacacttcaagcgacacagcgaacgatctcctttcccccacagcgaacgcttactccgaatgtcaagtgtgagtccagcatacggataggagtgtgttatatacttgtatttagtaaataccttgtgcatttgacaatgatcggtatttactgtaggaaatatagagtattgataaatggttgaagcccgcggccgaataaagtaatatattcttttattttgatacctcgtcgacataacagcttttctccaccatatctcttcggcctgtttagtttaggcctacgattcccctGTACACTAAaaatttatcttagtaaatacacggttaattcggtaaagaaaaattggtattgttaaactaactccttgaaacccgcagctaaatcactggtagtaataaattaatttgtactctatttgattctcatgatgaggagaaactcgcagctcatCCCCGGAAcgtcgatgtagtaacacacgtcgattcgtcgatgtttacggctcgacagtgcttttaaaatctaaagtagtaaatttccagtgtatcggtaatatgatttgatgaggaaaatgggctattgttaaaatcactgtttgaagaccgcgactgaatgtgaagtctgcggcaataaattagttcatttatacttgaattgataattgaagtgacagtcggcctgcgggttgatttcgggatgacgactcgaaaaacatgtcgccccattgaatggagctaaattttcgatgtttacatcccgacagcgcttttgtaacgatgattcgtgaaaaaacacgcgggctatttgtagatctcagtgagctgaacgatattatatggattgtatatgaaacagcggtaaggtaacaaagcctatgttcttttggtaaaaatagtgtggaagaaaataataataataataatcacgcggatgaaaataataataataataatcacgcggatatcaatagggttttctgtgaaataacagaaaaccctaataataatcacgcggatatcaatagggttttctgtgaaataacagaaaaccctaataaggTTGCCACTAATAAAGacacaatgaataatgtaagATCACTTATGAACTTATGCTTTAATTGAGCCCTGGTCTTAGTTTAAGTTGAAGGATTAATTTGAGATTTGAAATAGTTTAAGATTCTTATGTCATTAAACCAAATTTTGATCAGATGAATTCAATGccatcaaaaaagaatttttgaaaaacgaaAGCGTTGTTATCTATATCTTCCTAAACCTTCCCACAGTGTTCCTGCTGATCTCAGAAAATCAGGGAGCTCTGAGACATTCttaaaagtcagggaattgaatttttggggtcttgttgttcttgctggtgataattggcacaaggaacctctttaTTAAAAGGATATCTGAGGATATGTTATGATTGATTCAGAAATATTTGGTTGATAGATCGAAGGAAAATCAGgatatgaaatatcaattaaacCAACATATAAGTCGAGATTTTAATACCGGATTTTACCACTGAAATATGGACGGACTTGTACACTGATTACAGATTTctacttagtattttcaggtcaaaaCAATTGATGATTAATGAAGTTTTATAACAAATTCTACAAA
This genomic interval from Tubulanus polymorphus chromosome 8, tnTubPoly1.2, whole genome shotgun sequence contains the following:
- the LOC141909907 gene encoding zinc finger Y-chromosomal protein 2-like, which codes for MSTVHARTLPCKCHRCACEFNTNAEKQAHVRITHVGRRHQCLACASTFANPTRMFAHMLNAHSSQVHVAAGQCGFTINGQLVTSIAQTEVGQAGGKRTEIRRTEVAQVEVAQMKDRQTEVGHTDVAHTEITPNHSENCELTDDGDDENDIKKRTKVKGKYACAECELNFARRSDWGAHMKHLHAVNTPYQCQLCDDRAYGSFAVLRRHCKSKHASYKIATDGTLTLLGDGRGERPALFRCDFCACNFHENYSWKLHMRDQHCILKPYSCKLCDTMFEKISERTEHVRQHHLETITCELCGFVDDDLFVLNQHRAMHLTRLLRGLPIVAVQRNTFKCGRCAKLLRSSSDIRRHMRNAHALNVAFTCRRCDLEFSTFSEKRAHEKKHGTRQHECDQCGKVFARPGRLAEHRALHTAGTPATRNMDTNFVCDICGKSFARKSTLAWHRRIHTDHFKCPYCDLVVHYASRLREHVASRHPGKSYYSCTACARMFVTADTASQHIDVCAGSSIVEALSTNWSQFVCDVCSKVFASKRFLTAHKKVHLAATKRYTCKECPRVYTSAASLREHENVHLGVRPHICDYCEKSFIYRSGLRIHIKRNHKDPICVN